A region of Reichenbachiella carrageenanivorans DNA encodes the following proteins:
- a CDS encoding glycosyltransferase family 2 protein, translated as MKATILVPTTKERGPLLPYSVGSILNQTEQDFEIFIIGDGVDEETRKVVLDLQKLDNRIKFFDHPKGPRRGEIYRHQALKEHAQGEIVCYLLDRDLMLPDHVEKMYGHLQSYNFCAHTSIKVTENRRDTFTVLYKPFIGTYKKSSPLLRFVNKAPFFFSQVGHTLNFYKQLPYGWRTTPSVYPTDVYMWQQFVRHDYINLISSSDLTILYFKRGSHPGLSVEERVLELVKYYAQLNNEKEIDMIKRLAFEGLIEERANLRSSRLLVRGYDLWEVPAKIFAKYKPKW; from the coding sequence ATGAAAGCCACTATACTCGTACCTACCACCAAAGAAAGAGGGCCATTGTTGCCCTATTCGGTAGGTAGTATTCTAAATCAGACCGAACAAGATTTTGAGATTTTCATCATTGGAGATGGGGTAGATGAAGAGACAAGAAAAGTTGTTTTGGATTTGCAGAAATTGGATAATCGCATCAAATTTTTTGACCATCCGAAGGGCCCAAGGCGAGGAGAAATTTACAGACATCAAGCACTCAAGGAGCACGCTCAAGGTGAAATAGTCTGCTATTTATTGGATAGAGATTTGATGCTACCAGATCATGTGGAGAAGATGTATGGACACTTGCAATCTTATAATTTTTGTGCACATACGAGTATTAAAGTCACTGAAAACCGACGGGACACATTTACTGTTCTTTATAAACCTTTTATTGGAACATATAAAAAATCGAGCCCACTCTTGAGGTTTGTGAATAAAGCACCTTTCTTTTTTTCTCAAGTAGGCCACACACTAAATTTTTATAAACAACTGCCGTATGGTTGGCGAACTACCCCGTCAGTTTACCCTACAGATGTTTATATGTGGCAACAATTTGTTAGGCATGATTATATTAATTTAATATCATCGTCAGATTTAACCATTTTGTATTTCAAAAGGGGTTCGCACCCCGGTCTTTCGGTCGAAGAACGAGTTTTAGAGTTAGTCAAATATTATGCGCAATTGAATAATGAAAAGGAAATAGATATGATTAAGCGACTGGCTTTTGAGGGACTTATAGAGGAACGAGCAAACTTGAGAAGTTCAAGGTTGTTGGTGAGAGGCTATGACTTATGGGAGGTTCCAGCGAAAATTTTCGCTAAATACAAACCTAAGTGGTAA
- a CDS encoding TfoX/Sxy family protein: MAYNEELAARLRQHLAPFGESITEKKMFGGLCYLYKGKMSVGIVKDDLCVRVIASKEQEELKKPAVRPMDFTKRPMKEFVFVSADGFESEADLAHWVNLGIEHADSKL; this comes from the coding sequence ATGGCCTACAACGAAGAACTAGCCGCGCGACTCAGGCAGCATTTGGCGCCTTTCGGCGAAAGCATCACCGAGAAGAAAATGTTTGGCGGCTTGTGCTATCTCTACAAAGGCAAAATGAGTGTAGGCATTGTCAAAGACGACTTGTGTGTGCGAGTGATTGCATCCAAAGAGCAAGAAGAATTGAAAAAACCGGCCGTCCGACCCATGGATTTCACCAAGCGCCCCATGAAAGAATTTGTCTTCGTATCTGCCGATGGTTTTGAGTCAGAGGCCGACTTGGCGCACTGGGTCAATCTGGGCATCGAGCACGCCGATTCCAAACTTTGA
- the clpB gene encoding ATP-dependent chaperone ClpB, with protein MNFNIYTVKSQEVINKAGELASANGQQAIEPAHLFQAILESDENVIGFVSKKLGINKDQLAQKIAAQVATYAKVSGQQPYLSNDSVAALTKAEAIAKKGGDEYVAIEHIIMGILAGKEKSASILKEAGFNQKDLELAINELRGGNIVNSQNAESNYQSLERYSLNLNELAKNGKIDPVIGRDEEIRRVLQILSRRTKNNPMLVGEPGVGKTAIIEGMAQRIVDGDVPENLKTKTLYSLDMGLLVAGAKYKGEFEERLKAVIKEVTDSAGEIIMFIDEIHTLIGAGGGGEGAMDAANLLKPALARGELHAIGATTLKEYQKYIEKDKALERRFQTVLVDEPNETDAISILRGIKEKYEVHHGVRIKDDAVIAAVELSSRYISDRHLPDKAIDLMDEAASKLRIEIDSLPEELDELQRKIMQLEIEREAIRREKNKEREKVLSKEISELSERRDELKAKWENEKAVITGIQTEKENIDKYKAEADRAEREGDFGKVAEIRYGKIQESEKKLEEFKVQLATMQGESTLLKEEVGSEDIAEVVAKWTGIPVQKMLQSDREKLLHLEDELGNRVAGQAEAIESISDAVRRSRAGLQDPNRPIGSFIFLGTTGVGKTELAKALAEYLFNDENAMVRIDMSEYQERHAVSRLIGAPPGYVGYDEGGQLTEAVRRKPYSVVLLDEIEKAHPDAFNVLLQVLDDGRLTDNKGRVANFKNTIIIMTTNIGSHLIQENFEKLTADNAAEVIEKTKREVFELMKQSVRPEFLNRVDETIMFRPLTRENIRKIVSIQFKQIQKRLAENGMKIESSDQVLDRLGELGFDPQFGARPLKRVMQKLILNELSKQILSGAISNDAVIGMTLNDQNDIEFINLDQVKIEG; from the coding sequence ATGAATTTCAATATATATACAGTAAAATCACAAGAGGTCATCAACAAAGCCGGCGAGCTGGCTTCGGCTAATGGCCAACAGGCCATAGAGCCAGCGCACCTATTCCAGGCTATTCTGGAATCTGATGAAAATGTCATCGGTTTTGTTTCCAAAAAATTGGGAATCAACAAAGACCAACTGGCACAAAAAATAGCCGCACAAGTGGCTACTTATGCCAAGGTCTCGGGTCAGCAGCCCTACCTGTCCAATGACTCGGTAGCAGCCTTGACCAAAGCAGAAGCCATTGCCAAAAAAGGCGGGGATGAGTACGTAGCCATCGAGCACATCATCATGGGCATATTGGCTGGTAAGGAAAAATCCGCCAGCATTTTGAAAGAAGCAGGTTTCAACCAAAAAGACCTAGAACTAGCCATCAACGAACTGAGAGGAGGAAATATAGTGAATAGTCAAAACGCAGAATCGAACTACCAGTCTTTGGAGCGGTATTCTTTGAACCTAAACGAACTGGCCAAAAACGGAAAAATTGATCCCGTGATCGGTCGAGACGAGGAGATCAGAAGAGTACTTCAGATTTTGTCTCGTCGGACAAAAAACAACCCCATGCTCGTGGGTGAGCCTGGCGTGGGTAAGACCGCGATTATAGAAGGCATGGCGCAGCGTATCGTAGATGGCGATGTGCCCGAAAACCTGAAAACCAAAACGTTGTATTCTCTAGACATGGGCTTGCTCGTGGCTGGTGCCAAATACAAAGGAGAGTTTGAAGAGAGACTCAAAGCCGTGATCAAAGAAGTGACCGACTCAGCCGGAGAGATCATCATGTTTATAGATGAGATCCACACCTTGATAGGGGCTGGCGGTGGAGGCGAAGGCGCCATGGACGCCGCCAACTTGCTCAAGCCGGCTTTGGCCAGAGGTGAGTTGCATGCTATCGGAGCTACCACACTCAAGGAGTATCAAAAGTACATTGAGAAAGACAAGGCACTGGAGCGAAGGTTTCAGACGGTGCTCGTGGACGAGCCCAACGAAACGGATGCAATTTCTATTCTACGAGGAATCAAAGAAAAGTACGAAGTGCATCATGGAGTCAGGATCAAAGATGATGCGGTGATTGCAGCCGTAGAGCTGTCGAGCAGATACATATCGGACCGTCATTTGCCTGACAAGGCGATAGATTTGATGGACGAGGCAGCTTCTAAGCTCAGAATCGAAATAGATTCTTTGCCAGAGGAGCTCGACGAATTGCAGCGCAAAATCATGCAGTTGGAAATAGAGCGAGAAGCGATTCGAAGAGAAAAGAACAAGGAGCGTGAAAAAGTGCTTTCGAAAGAAATTTCCGAATTGTCGGAAAGAAGAGACGAGCTGAAAGCTAAGTGGGAAAATGAGAAGGCAGTAATCACAGGGATTCAGACCGAAAAGGAGAATATCGATAAATACAAAGCAGAGGCTGATCGAGCCGAGCGTGAAGGTGATTTTGGCAAAGTAGCTGAAATTCGATATGGCAAAATTCAGGAAAGCGAGAAAAAGCTCGAAGAATTTAAGGTGCAGTTGGCTACGATGCAAGGGGAAAGCACCTTGCTCAAAGAAGAAGTAGGTTCAGAAGACATTGCGGAGGTGGTAGCCAAGTGGACGGGTATCCCCGTACAAAAAATGCTACAAAGTGACCGAGAGAAGCTGCTTCACCTCGAAGACGAGCTGGGCAATCGTGTGGCAGGGCAGGCGGAAGCCATCGAGAGTATATCTGATGCCGTGCGGAGAAGCCGTGCGGGCTTACAAGATCCGAATCGTCCAATTGGATCGTTCATATTCTTGGGTACTACGGGCGTGGGCAAGACCGAATTGGCGAAAGCCCTGGCTGAGTATTTGTTTAATGACGAAAATGCCATGGTACGTATCGACATGTCGGAGTATCAGGAGCGACATGCGGTGAGTAGGCTCATCGGTGCTCCTCCGGGGTATGTGGGCTATGATGAAGGTGGGCAGCTGACCGAAGCGGTAAGACGAAAGCCGTATTCAGTGGTGCTCTTGGACGAAATCGAAAAAGCGCATCCCGATGCTTTCAACGTGCTTTTGCAAGTGTTGGATGATGGACGATTGACAGACAACAAGGGTCGCGTAGCGAACTTTAAAAACACAATCATCATCATGACGACCAATATTGGTTCGCACTTGATTCAGGAAAATTTCGAAAAGCTGACCGCCGACAATGCGGCTGAAGTGATCGAAAAGACCAAGCGAGAGGTGTTCGAGTTGATGAAGCAGTCGGTACGACCAGAGTTTTTGAACCGTGTGGATGAGACTATCATGTTCCGTCCGCTGACCAGAGAAAACATTCGTAAGATTGTGAGTATCCAGTTCAAGCAGATCCAAAAGCGATTGGCGGAGAATGGCATGAAGATTGAAAGCTCTGATCAGGTATTGGATCGTTTGGGTGAGCTGGGGTTTGACCCACAGTTTGGTGCCAGACCACTCAAGCGCGTGATGCAAAAGTTGATCCTCAACGAGCTATCCAAGCAGATACTCTCTGGAGCCATCAGCAACGATGCCGTGATCGGCATGACACTCAATGATCAAAATGATATTGAGTTCATCAATCTCGATCAGGTCAAAATAGAAGGGTAA
- a CDS encoding GNAT family N-acetyltransferase: MKIQIKKFRQLTLDELYTILKIRVDAFVVEQNCPYPEIDQKDQEATHFFICQQNEIVSYLRVYYRLPTDAAVGRVVTPPAFRGQGLSRALIQAAIVEIKKEGKAESIYLQAQEHLSPFYATFGFEKTSDIYLEDGIPHVDMSLSILN; encoded by the coding sequence ATGAAAATACAGATCAAAAAATTTAGACAGCTTACGCTTGATGAACTATACACGATTCTAAAAATTCGAGTAGACGCCTTCGTGGTGGAGCAAAACTGCCCTTATCCTGAGATTGATCAAAAGGATCAAGAAGCCACACATTTTTTTATTTGTCAGCAAAATGAAATCGTCAGCTATCTACGGGTCTATTACCGTTTGCCCACAGACGCCGCCGTGGGTCGAGTCGTGACCCCGCCTGCTTTTAGAGGGCAAGGACTGAGCCGCGCGCTGATCCAAGCTGCGATAGTTGAGATCAAAAAAGAAGGAAAAGCAGAAAGTATTTATTTGCAGGCGCAAGAGCACCTTTCTCCCTTCTATGCCACCTTTGGATTTGAGAAAACATCGGACATCTATCTCGAAGACGGTATCCCACATGTGGATATGAGTCTTTCCATTTTAAACTAA
- a CDS encoding TolB-like translocation protein, with product MKIAKLNLWIVMILSLICESSYGQITLKKFDDPALGGQIESIIFGDSDGTNARTTATRKEFNIQENNPYNKLNYQEKGIAKDGSSLYKASRSQFNQLRRVSNNTSHGENNSSENLEARSHAFVSQSGQRAVVSYNMFLYGSEGDPSDQDRVSTIYVLDAEGNIANRFENIPSDAFEPTITSNGKYLAYCYGERMAHSGNDIESGIKIMDLANNNVYFELKKVTVRGLVFSDSTLKIVYSSQYEKDILILDETDGGLYKLSNSPHKFSLGYLKFKNSKTGEFITKTDLIKIK from the coding sequence ATGAAAATAGCAAAACTAAACCTATGGATAGTGATGATCCTATCCTTGATTTGTGAGAGCAGTTATGGACAGATCACACTCAAAAAATTCGACGACCCAGCACTAGGGGGACAAATCGAAAGTATCATTTTTGGAGATTCTGACGGGACCAATGCTCGGACGACAGCTACACGAAAGGAGTTTAATATACAGGAGAATAATCCTTATAATAAACTCAACTACCAAGAAAAAGGTATAGCCAAAGATGGAAGTAGCCTCTACAAAGCTAGCAGATCCCAGTTTAACCAGCTTAGAAGAGTCAGTAACAACACCAGCCATGGAGAAAATAATAGCAGCGAAAATTTGGAAGCGAGGAGCCATGCTTTTGTAAGCCAAAGTGGGCAAAGGGCTGTAGTTTCATACAACATGTTTTTGTACGGTTCAGAAGGCGATCCATCTGATCAGGATCGCGTCTCCACCATATATGTTTTGGACGCTGAAGGCAACATTGCGAATCGATTCGAAAACATTCCAAGCGATGCTTTTGAACCCACAATTACTTCCAACGGGAAATATCTTGCCTATTGCTATGGAGAGCGTATGGCTCATTCTGGAAATGATATAGAAAGTGGTATTAAGATTATGGATTTGGCAAATAACAATGTCTATTTTGAGCTTAAAAAAGTTACTGTTCGAGGTTTAGTTTTTTCAGATAGCACTTTAAAAATTGTCTATTCCTCCCAATATGAGAAGGATATCTTGATTCTCGATGAAACTGATGGAGGTTTATATAAACTATCGAATTCACCGCATAAATTCAGCTTAGGATATTTGAAATTTAAAAATTCCAAAACAGGAGAATTTATTACTAAAACTGACCTTATCAAGATAAAATGA
- a CDS encoding TRAP transporter substrate-binding protein has protein sequence MSHEGRRKFIKASGITLAGGAAGLLASCADPKKHESVNINFNNTYHWKMVTTWPPNFPVLGGGCKLLAKWVDEMSGGRLKIDVYGGGELIPSLECFDAVSHGAVEMASGSGYYWAGKIPAAQFFSSVPFGMNAQQMNAWIINGGANQLWDEIYEPFDLIPLPGGNTGVQAGGWYNKEIHTIEDYKGLKIRMPGLGGKIINKAGGTAVLVAGGELFSNLERGVIDATEWIGPYHDYLMGFHRVAKHYYYPGWHEPGTVLEMIMNKTKFNELPKDLQEILKSAIYRLNQWMLLEFEQKNSVYLQKMKDEQVDIRPFSKEVLDPLKKIAKEVVLEAVESDAQSKKVYEHYAKFSKQISAWSDISEKYYYKNVL, from the coding sequence ATGTCACACGAAGGAAGAAGAAAATTTATAAAAGCCAGTGGTATTACGCTGGCTGGCGGAGCAGCAGGTCTGCTGGCCTCTTGTGCCGATCCCAAAAAACATGAATCGGTCAATATCAATTTCAACAATACCTACCATTGGAAAATGGTGACGACCTGGCCGCCGAATTTTCCCGTATTGGGTGGTGGGTGCAAGCTACTGGCCAAATGGGTGGACGAGATGAGCGGTGGCCGACTCAAAATCGACGTCTATGGCGGTGGTGAGCTCATCCCTTCGCTGGAGTGCTTCGATGCCGTGAGCCATGGTGCGGTGGAAATGGCCAGCGGATCTGGCTACTACTGGGCTGGCAAAATCCCTGCGGCTCAGTTTTTTTCGTCGGTGCCTTTTGGTATGAACGCCCAGCAGATGAATGCGTGGATCATCAATGGCGGCGCCAACCAGCTTTGGGACGAAATCTATGAGCCGTTTGACCTCATCCCATTGCCGGGTGGCAATACTGGCGTGCAGGCTGGCGGCTGGTACAACAAAGAGATCCACACCATCGAGGATTATAAAGGTCTAAAAATCCGAATGCCCGGCCTCGGGGGCAAAATCATAAACAAGGCTGGCGGTACCGCAGTGCTGGTGGCTGGTGGCGAATTGTTTTCCAACTTGGAGCGCGGCGTGATCGACGCCACGGAGTGGATCGGCCCGTACCACGATTATCTCATGGGATTTCATCGGGTGGCCAAACACTACTACTACCCGGGCTGGCATGAACCGGGTACAGTCTTGGAGATGATTATGAACAAGACCAAATTTAACGAGCTACCAAAAGACCTGCAGGAGATTTTGAAGTCGGCGATCTACCGATTGAATCAATGGATGCTGCTGGAGTTTGAACAAAAAAACTCGGTCTATCTACAGAAGATGAAAGACGAGCAGGTAGACATTCGCCCTTTCTCGAAAGAGGTACTAGATCCGCTAAAAAAAATAGCCAAAGAGGTGGTACTAGAAGCCGTAGAGTCTGATGCGCAGAGTAAAAAAGTTTACGAGCACTATGCTAAGTTTAGCAAACAGATCAGTGCCTGGTCAGACATCAGTGAGAAGTATTATTACAAAAATGTACTGTAG